The following are from one region of the Neurospora crassa OR74A linkage group III, whole genome shotgun sequence genome:
- a CDS encoding 5',5'''-P-1,P-4-tetraphosphate phosphorylase 2, giving the protein MSPIKAPPNLPELVRTAFNKARASGDVNFYPTQVTLVDVNSIPFQLRFSPSLANKPKAPNPNPIIPSENGLPAEPPRKKPVFDPFDNPSPAMLVCPLPPHHNLVLNKFAIVPEHFILCTKEYKEQTDLLEREDLEAVRGCIEVYHHHYQQQYNGERRSDDGNETTEGGEEPKLFAFFNCGEHSGASQPHRHLQLLVVEKMREGLECVETEREMETIEEAKGKKKMRWEVLAQKLVDNKETEGKLLPFKTFAERLTPEMSGEEVHQVYLELYRRAREAVRLYHQLSLQQSRASRQPQQDSTTKGETAEGEEKADEIQTGGEATISYNLAMTRDVMVIVPRLAEGSAITGKNPETGEEVVVGKLALNGTVLAGTALVKSQREWDALRRNPEKVGELLRVIGVPNDCEGERGEGRKDGRKGML; this is encoded by the exons ATGTCGCCAATCAAAGCCCCGCCAAACCTCCCCGAGCTCGTCCGGACGGCCTTCAACAAGGCGCGCGCATCAGGCGACGTCAACTTTTATCCGACCCAAGTGACCTTGGTGGACGTCAATTCCATTCCT TTCCAACTCCGTTTCTCTCCTTCGCTAGCCAACAAGCCCAAAGCGCCTAATCCCAACCCCATCATCCCCAGCGAAAATGGCCTTCCCGCCGAACCCCCAAGAAAGAAGCCTGTCTTCGACCCCTTTGATAATCCCTCCCCTGCCATGCTCGTCTGTCCGCTTCCTCCGCACCATAACCTGGTGCTGAACAAGTTTGCGATTGTCCCTGAGCATTTTATTCTCTGTACGAAAGAGTATAAAGAGCAGACGGACTtgttggagagagaggactTGGAAGCTGTGAGGGGGTGTATTGAGGtttatcaccaccactatcAACAACAGTACAatggggaaagaagaagtgaTGATGGAAATGAAACAacagaaggaggggaagaaccAAAGTTGTTTGCGTTCTTCAATTGTGGTGAGCATAGTGGGGCGAGTCAGCCGCATAGGCATTTACAgcttttggtggtggagaagaTGAGGGAGGGGTTGGAATGTGTTGAGacggagagggagatggaaacaatagaggaggccaagggaaagaagaagatgaggtgGGAGGTCCTGGCGCAGAAACTGGTTGACAACAAGGAAACGGAAGGGAAGTTACTACCGTTCAAGACCTTTGCAGAGCGGCTGACGCCGGAAATGTCAGGGGAGGAAGTACACCAGGTTTATTTGGAGTTGTATAGACGCGCTAGGGAGGCTGTGCGGCTGTATCATCAGCTGTCTTTACAACAGTCCCGTGCATCACGGCAACCACAGCAAGATTCGACGACAAAGGGAGAGACAGcagaaggggaggaaaaggCCGACGAGATACAAACAGGCGGCGAAGCAACCATCTCGTACAACTTGGCCATGACGCGGGACGTCATGGTTATTGTTCCTCGGCTGGCGGAAGGATCAGCGATAACGGGAAAGAATCCGGAGACGGGagaagaggtggtggtgggcaagTTAGCGCTCAATGGGACTGTGTTGGCGGGCACGGCGCTGGTCAAGAGTCAGAGGGAGTGGGATGCGTTGAGGAGGAATCCGGAAAAGGTGGGGGAGTTGTTGAGGGTGATTGGGGTGCCTAATGATTGTGAGGGtgagaggggagaggggaggaaagacgggaggaaggggatgttgtga
- a CDS encoding inositol phospholipid biosynthesis protein Scs3, translated as MDAPPPSAVPSSSLDEQPSAALTQRKKLSSTMASSPELSSASNGGRTQTTKTTTTSQRNNPHYPTRTELVALALYPTLLLFGTLFSLLNPSARSSPYDFVSQSHVQSGDAIPSYFARKDNLFNVFFVKRAWFWITVSFFGFLFSHPGYNSNNNNNMTGTRGGDNGSGTGRKIKAVVRWGLVTLWWVFVTQWFFGPAIVDRGFRVTGGKCQEAQGRVNAQVKADAMPGPVGSNVEVAGLKEFVTAAACKAAGGKWQGGHDISGHVFLLVLGSAFLVQEVGWVVARHYWRRSVRDERTVVMGDGAVKSAGTDLAADKRWDDYSPEMDEAREVRDVVTGGGLWDALGHGGKVVFVVVGLSAWMLLMTAIYFHTWFEKLTGLLVALMGLYFTYIVPRFVPALRGIVGLPGV; from the exons ATGGACGCGCCACCACCCTCAGccgtcccctcctcctccctcgacGAACAACCCTCCGCAGCCTTGACCCAGCGCAAGAAGCTCTCTTCCACCATGGCCTCCTCCCCCGAACTCTCGTCGGCATCCAACGGGGGAAGAACCCAAACTACcaaaactactactaccagcCAGCGCAACAACCCGCACTACCCCACGCGCACCGAACTCGTCGCTCTCGCGCTGTACCcgaccctcctcctcttcggcaccctcttctccctgCTCAACCCGTCCGCCCGCTCCAGCCCTTACGACTTCGTCTCGCAATCGCACGTCCAAAGCGGCGATGCCATCCCCTCGTACTTTGCGCGCAAAGATAACTTGTTCAATGTCTTTTTCGTCAAGAGGGCGTGGTTCTGGATTactgtttctttctttgggTTTTTGTTTAGTCATCCTGGctacaacagcaacaacaacaacaacatgactGGAACTCGGGGGGGAGACAATGGAAGTGGAACcggaagaaaaataaaagcCGTGGTGAGATGGGGGCTAGTAACGCTCTGGTGGGTTTTTGTGACACAATGGTTCTTTGGTCCCGCGATTGTCGATCGCGGGTTTCGCGTCACGGGAGGCAAGTGTCAGGAGGCGCAAGGGCGGGTGAACGCGCAGGTGAAGGCGGATGCGATGCCTGGGCCTGTTGGGAGCAACGTGGAAGTGGCGGGCTTGAAGGAGTTTgtcacggcggcggcgtgtAAGGCGGCCGGAGGCAAGTGGCAGGGCGGCCACGATATCTCGGGTCATGTGTTTTTGTTGGTTTTGGGGAGTGCGTTTTTGGTGCAGGAGGTTGGGTGGGTGGTTGCGAGGCATTATTGGAGACGGAGTGTGAGGGATGAGAggacggtggtgatgggtgaTGGGGCGGTCAAGTCGGCGGGAACGGATTTGGCTGCTGATAAGAGGTGGGATGATTATAGCCCGGAGATGGATGAGGCTAGGGAGGTGAGGGACGTGGTTACGGGAGGGGGCCTGTGGGATGCGTTGGGACATGGGGGGAAGGTGGTCTTTGTAGTGGTGGGATTGAGTGcgtggatgttgttgatgacggCGATTTACTTTCATACGTGGTTTGAGAAG CTTACTGGGCTTCTTGTCGCGCTCATGGGATTGTACTTTACGTACATTGTGCCGCGCTTCGTCCCGGCGTTGCGTGGAATTGTTGGCCTGCCTGGTGTTTGA
- a CDS encoding 1,3-beta glucanase yields MSKIDLDVEAATACHHSSMYTPTPRSTTTTTAMVMGAEEAPGHVVLDCDSDTLDDEAEPLHPKAGICECNGSCRPSCISCRPPNHPSSHLATKSHSHPHRAQPCPIHTNHFRSIFDSTCSYCSLLFSDLVSRFGSSSASSTTKYRSLDPRSTHKQRSKRYSWFYIMMGLTSILAFFLLAIRLFSPALAAPAPRQATGGWWVSSIDRQGVAPFNEDSAGYKVFRNVRDYGAKGDGSSDDTEAINKAISDGKRCGKGCSSQTTTPALVYFPPGTYVVSKPLIQLYYTQLVGDAVSPPTLQAAPNFEGMAVIDSDPYEDGGENWWVNQNNFFRQVRNFVIDLTKMPVNKGAGIHWQVAQATSLQNLVFNMRKDGGAENAQQGIFMDNGSGGFMTDLTFNGGKFGAFFGNQQFTTRNLTFNDCKTAIYMNWNWAWTFQGVEINNCEVGIDMSNGGPTAQTVGSVLVVDSKFSNTPIGVKTAYDPQSAETNGTLILDNVDMTGTSQAVYNNATGATILEGSQKVGFFAQGRAYTGKPGSAGKAVQSPQTAIKKPDVLLDSNGRVFTRSRPQYENVPASSFLSVKAAGAKGDGKTDDSDAIQAVLDKATQDQVVYFDHGAYLITKTIKVPKNVRITGEIWPMILAGGDSFFKDQKNPKPLFQVGQPGDTGVVEMSDLIFGTAGPQPGAILIEWNVAGTKQGDAGLWDVHARVGGYAGTDLQLQKCGKNPEATNAIPEDCFGSFMMLHVPTKGSVYLENTWFWVADHDLEPEADNKQIDIFNGRGVLIEGEGPVWGWGTASEHSVLYNYQFSNASNVYLGLIQTETPYFQGNPISTKPYEVNAKYDDPDFAKSCQGDSTGTCERAWGVRAVNSKDVFIFGAGLYSFFNNYDQDCLKTQSCQTNMVSLENSAVSIFGLSTKASLNMLTIDGQTMAEDKDNRNNFCATLALFQSSI; encoded by the exons ATGTCCAAGATAGACCTGGACGTCGAGGCGGCTACCGCTTGCCACCACTCCTCCATGTACACGCCTACCCCTCGTagcaccaccactactactGCCATGGTCATGGGGGCGGAAGAGGCGCCCGGCCATGTCGTCCTCGACTGTGACTCTGATACACTCGACGACGAAGCAGAGCCTCTGCACCCTAAAGCCGGCATATGCGAATGCAACGGCTCCTGCAGACCTTCTTGTATAAGTTGTCGTCCCCCCAACCATCCTTCATCCCATCTGGCCACCAAGAGTCATTCTCACCCACATCGGGCCCAGCCTTGCCCAATTCATACCAACCACTTTCGTTCGATTTTCGATTCGACCTGTTCCTACTGTTCGTTGCTTTTCTCCGACTTGGTCAGCCGTTTTGGCTCTTCATCAGCATCTTCAACCACCAAG TACCGGAGCCTCGACCCCCGGTCTACACATAAACAAAGGTCCAAAAGATATAGCTGGTTCTACATCATGATGGGCCTTACTTCCATCCtcgctttcttcctcttggccATTCGGCTATTCTCTCCAGCCTTGGCGGCTCCAGCCCCCCGTCAGGCTACGGGCGGCTGGTGGGTGAGCAGTATCGATCGTCAAGGTGTCGCTCCCTTCAACGAGGACAGCGCCGGCTACAAGGTTTTCCGCAATGTTCGCGACTACGGCGCAAAGGGCGATGGATCCTCTGACGATACCGAGGCCATCAACAAGGCTATTTCTGATGGAAAGCGTTGCGGCAAGGGCTGCTCCTCCCAAACGACCACTCCTGCCCTAGTTTACTTCCCTCCCGGTACCTACGTTGTCAGCAAGCCCCTCATTCAGCTCTACTACACTCAGCTTGTCGGCGATGCTGTCAGCCCCCCGACCCTCCAGGCCGCTCCCAACTTCGAAGGCATGGCTGTCATCGATTCCGATCCCTACGAGGATGGCGGTGAGAACTGGTGGGTGAACCAGAACAACTTCTTCCGTCAGGTTCGCAACTTTGTCATCGACCTCACCAAGATGCCTGTCAACAAGGGCGCCGGTATCCACTGGCAGGTTGCCCAGGCAACGAGCTTGCAGAACCTGGTCTTCAACATGCGCAAGGATGGTGGCGCCGAGAATGCTCAGCAGGGTATCTTCATGGACAACGGTTCGGGCGGTTTCATGACCGACTTGACCTTCAACGGCGGCAAGTTCGGTGCCTTCTTCGGTAACCAGCAGTTCACGACTCGCAACCTCACCTTCAACGACTGCAAGACTGCCATCTACATGAACTGGAACTGGGCCTGGACCTTCCAGGGCGTCGAGATCAACAACTGCGAGGTCGGTATCGACATGTCCAACGGTGGTCCCACTGCCCAGACGGTTGGCTCCGTCCTCGTTGTCGACAGCAAGTTCAGCAACACTCCCATCGGCGTCAAGACTGCTTATGACCCCCAGTCCGCTGAGACCAACGGCACTCTCATTCTTGACAACGTCGACATGACCGGTACCTCTCAGGCCGTCTACAACAATGCCACCGGGGCTACTATTCTCGAGGGCAGCCAGAAGGTCGGCTTCTTTGCTCAGGGACGCGCTTACACTGGCAAGCCCGGCAGCGCTGGCAAGGCGGTTCAGAGCCCTCAGACCGCCATCAAGAAGCCTGATGTTCTCCTTGACTCCAATGGCAGGGTCTTCACCCGCTCCAGGCCTCAGTATGAGAACGTTCCCGCCAGCTCTTTCTTGAGCGTCAAGGCTGCCGGCGCCAAGGGTGATGGTAAGACTGATGACAGCGACGCCATCCAGGCCGTCCTTGACAAGGCTACCCAGGATCAGGTTGTCTACTTTGACCACGGTGCTTACCTCATCACCAAGACCATCAAGGTTCCCAAGAACGTTCGCATTACTGGTGAGATTTGGCCCATGATCCTTGCTGGCGGCGACAGTTTCTTCAAGGACCAGAAGAACCCCAAGCCTCTCTTCCAGGTTGGTCAGCCCGGTGACACTGGCGTGGTCGAGATGTCGGACCTCATCTTTGGTACTGCTGGCCCTCAGCCCGGTGCTATCTTGATCGAGTGGAACGTCGCTGGTACCAAGCAGGGTGACGCCGGTCTCTGGGATGTCCACGCCCGTGTCGGTGGTTACGCCGGCACTGATCTCCAGCTCCAGAAGTGCGGCAAGAACCCCGAGGCTACCAACGCCATCCCCGAGGACTGCTTCGGCTCTTTCATGATGCTCCACGTCCCTACCAAGGGCTCCGTCTACCTCGAGAACACGTGGTTCTGGGTTGCCGACCACGACCTTGAGCCCGAGGCCGACAACAAGCAGATTGATATCTTCAACGGCCGCGGTGTCCTCATTGAGGGTGAGGGCCCAGTCTGGGGTTGGGGTACCGCCTCGGAGCACTCGGTTCTTTACAACTACCAGTTCTCCAACGCGTCCAACGTCTACCTTGGCCTGATCCAGACCGAGACCCCTTACTTCCAGGGCAACCCCATCTCCACCAAGCCGTATGAGGTCAATGCCAAGTATGACGACCCCGACTTTGCCAAGTCCTGCCAGGGTGACAGCACCGGTACGTGCGAGCGCGCCTGGGGTGTCCGCGCCGTCAACTCCAAGGACGTGTTCATCTTCGGCGCTGGCCTGTACTCGTTCTTCAACAACTACGACCAGGACTGCCTCAAGACGCAGTCGTGCCAGACCAACATGGTCTCCCTCGAGAACAGCGCGGTCAGCATCTTTGGTCTGAGCACCAAGGCTAGTTTGAACATGTTGACTATCGACGGCCAGACCATGGcggaggacaaggacaacagGAACAACTTTTGCGCGACGCTGGCGCTGTTCCAGTCTTCAATCTAG
- the fwd-2 gene encoding F-box/WD-40 domain-containing protein 2, protein MEAHARATASMEEAQSPHAAESSTKTSRRRGHSLSVSPPWHTAKSTTHNHGPRDSTLQHSIFGQNHGPFRSHRQNSAASDDAVPAHPKQGHKLKGMLRRASVSFRSGVKGIVHRRTSVPNTPTFEPDAGAGPSQPSATARPTTAHSTWNKLRQATSFHRHSRRMSVHHGEYPFGHIALQSPPLPVPGSGEQPPIIPRNTGAAARQAAASAGHGLEMINIPAPRPWANDGMDDYESGIGIAVTRGRSSESDVFMDGVDSDVDIELNSPSPNDEVDIIKVDFISQLPLELGIHILGQLDASSLASASLVSRSWNHAAMNQHIWRESFLREKTTTYATSGAVKPGTGLGVPAIRPGNDWKEIYRVREELDKRWKEGKARPIYLHGHTDSIYCLQFDEHKIITGSRDKTIRVWDMKTYSCKLVLGPPEIINDSDLSLLHDEAGNPIHYATLPELDPHPSASGQIQTPARSHFSSPALFSPPIFHRASILCLQYDDEILVTGSSDATCIVYDIASGYQPVRQLRHHSAAVLDLVFDDKHIVTCSKDVSICVWDRATGALLKQLRGHTGPVNAVQMRGNTIVSCSGDFRVKLWNIETGKQIREFLGHTKGLACSQFSEDGRYVASAGNDRVIRIWDANTGECVREMKAHGDLVRSLHVDSVSGRLISGSYDTDIKVWDMETGAQLLDFPQWHNSWVLSAKSDYRRIVSSGQDPKILIMDFGADVKGIEMLETPAPKVVPQHQQQTNNQVAVPSEPGPGGYF, encoded by the exons ATGGAGGCACACGCTCGCGCAACCGCCTCGATGGAGGAAGCCCAGTCTCCCCACGCCGCCGAGTCCTCGACCAAGACGAGCCGTCGCCGCGGCCACAGTCTCAGCGTGTCACCCCCCTGGCACACCGCAAAGTCGACGACACACAACCATGGGCCAAGAGACTCGACCCTCCAGCACAGCATCTTCGGTCAAAACCATGGCCCCTTCCGCAGTCACCGCCAGAACAGTGCCGCGAGCGACGATGCCGTCCCCGCCCATCCCAAACAGGGGCATAAGTTGAAGGGCATGCTGCGCCGCGCCTCTGTCTCCTTTCGTTCCGGTGTGAAGGGCATCGTCCATAGGAGGACCTCCGTTCCGAATACTCCGACTTTTGAGCCGGACGCCGGTGCCGGTCCTTCTCAGCCGTCTGCAACTGCTCGTCCCACCACTGCGCATTCGACCTGGAACAAACTGCGTCAAGCTACGAGCTTCCACCGCCATTCCCGTAGAATGTCTGTCCATCACGGCGAATACCCCTTCGGTCACATTGCCCTCCAATCGCCGCCTCTTCCCGTGCCCGGCTCCGGCGAGCAACCTCCGATCATCCCCCGTAATACCGGTGCTGCAGCACGGCAAGCCGCCGCGAGTGCAGGTCACGGCCTCGAGATGATCAATATTCCTGCACCCCGACCGTGGGCCAACGACGGCATGGACGACTACGAGAGTGGAATTGGCATTGCCGTCACGAGAGGTAGATCGTCCGAGTCTGACGTCTTTATGGATGGCGTTGATTCCGATGTCGACATTGAGCTGAACAGTCCCTCTCCCAACGACGAGGTGGACATCATCAAGGTTGACTTCATCTCCCAGCTACCTCTTGAACTCGGAATCCATATCCTGGGACAATTGGATGCGTCATCGCTGGCTTCTGCTTCCCTCGTCAGTAGGTCATGGAACCATGCTGCCATGAACCAGCATATTTGGCGCGAGTCTTTCCTCCGGGAGAAGACCACCACCTACGCCACGAGCGGAGCCGTCAAGCCGGGAACCGGTCTTGGTGTGCCAGCCATCCGCCCTGGCAACGACTGGAAGGAGATCTACAGAGTCAGAGAAGAACTTGACAAGAGATGGAAGGAGGGCAAAGCTCGTCCTATTTACCTCCATGGCCATACGGATAGTATCTACTGCTTGCAGTTTGACGA ACACAAAATCATCACCGGTTCTCGCGACAAGACCATCCGTGTCTGGGACATGAAGACTTACTCCTGCAAGCTCGTTCTGGGTCCGCCCGAGATTATCAATGACTCCGACTTGTCCCTCCTCCACGACGAAGCCGGCAATCCCATCCACTATGCGACCCTTCCCGAGCTCGACCCCCACCCCTCAGCCAGCGGTCAAATTCAAACCCCCGCCAGGAGTCACTTCTCCTCACCGGCCCTCTTCTCACCCCCCATTTTCCACCGGGCTTCCATCCTCTGCCTCCAGTACGACGATGAGATCCTCGTTACCGGCTCCTCCGACGCCACCTGCATCGTCTACGATATCGCCTCCGGCTACCAACCCGTCCGTCAACTCCGTCACCactccgccgccgtcctcgaCCTTGTCTTCGATGACAAGCACATCGTCACCTGCTCCAAGGATGTCTCCATTTGCGTCTGGGACCGCGCCACGGGCGCTTTGCTCAAACAACTCCGCGGTCACACCGGTCCCGTCAATGCCGTGCAAATGCGCGGCAACACCATCGTCTCCTGCTCAGGTGACTTCCGCGTTAAGCTCTGGAACATCGAAACTGGCAAGCAGATCCGCGAGTTCTTGGGCCACACCAAGGGTCTTGCCTGCAGCCAATTCTCAGAGGACGGACGGTACGTCGCCTCCGCTGGCAACGACCGTGTCATTCGCATCTGGGACGCCAACACGGGCGAATGCGTGCGCGAGATGAAGGCGCATGGCGATTTGGTCCGCTCTCTTCACGTCGACAGCGTGTCGGGCAGGTTGATCTCTGGAAGCTACGATACGGATATCAAGGTGTGGGATATGGAGACCGGCGCACAGCTGCTCGATTTCCCGCAGTGGCATAATAGCTGGGTGCTATCCGCCAAGAGTGATTACAGGCGTATTGTCAGCTCCGGACAGGATCCAAAGATTCTCATCATGGATTTCGGTGCGGATGTGAAGGGGATTGAGATGCTGGAGACTCCTGCCCCAAAAGTGGTGCCGCAACATCAGCAGCAGACGAACAATCAGGTTGCTGTGCCCTCGGAGCCAGGGCCGGGCGGGTATTTTTGA
- the gh61-11 gene encoding endo-1,4-beta-glucanase produces MVRALRLLASCAMFSQALAHSHILYLIINGQQYRGFNPHAPDAITNSIGWSTSAVDDGFVTPSNYSNPDIICHRDGKPAKAHAPVKAGDKIQIQWNGWPQSHKGPVLSYLAPCANTTDGCASVDKRKLSWTKIDDSSPVLLDEKGGPPGRWATDVLIAQNNTWLLGLPNDLEPGPYVLRHELIALHYANLKNGAQNYPQCVNLWVEGPGPKAITVGKEEVVVAGQKEGVPATALYKATDPGVAIDIYTAVLSTYVIPGPTLAPEAKPVPVTEQGLKSTITAVGTPVIVTRATSTVPMPNGETAAAFKG; encoded by the coding sequence ATGGTTAGAGCCTTGAGACTACTGGCGTCTTGCGCCATGTTCTCCCAAGCGCTTGCACACTCCCACATCTTGTACCTGATCATCAACGGACAGCAGTATCGAGGCTTCAACCCTCATGCTCCTgatgccatcaccaacagcaTCGGATGGTCGACAAGcgctgttgatgatggcttcGTAACGCCGTCAAATTACTCGAACCCCGACATTATCTGCCACCGCGACGGCAAGCCGGCAAAAGCCCACGCACCCGTCAAAGCCGGTGACAAGATCCAGATACAATGGAACGGCTGGCCCCAATCCCACAAGGGCCCTGTCTTGTCATACCTAGCCCCCTGCGCCAACACCACAGACGGATGTGCTTCGGTTGACAAGCGCAAGCTGTCATGGACCAAGATCGATGACTCGTCACCAGTTCTGCTCGACGAAAAAGGTGGCCCTCCAGGCAGATGGGCAACCGATGTCCTAATCGCCCAGAACAATACTTGGCTATTGGGTTTGCCGAACGATCTCGAGCCGGGACCGTATGTGCTGCGTCACGAGTTGATCGCACTGCACTACGCCAATCTGAAGAACGGAGCGCAGAACTACCCGCAATGTGTGAACTTGTGGGTGGAGGGGCCTGGACCAAAGGCCATAACGGTCGGcaaggaggaagtggtggtggcagggCAGAAAGAAGGGGTGCCGGCTACGGCGCTGTATAAGGCCACGGACCCGGGAGTGGCCATCGATATCTACACGGCGGTGCTTTCGACGTATGTTATCCCGGGGCCAACGCTGGCGCCTGAGGCGAAGCCGGTGCCGGTGACGGAGCAGGGACTGAAGAGCACCATCACAGCAGTAGGGACGCCGGTGATCGTGACGCGGGCAACGTCAACTGTCCCAATGCCCAATGGtgagacggcggcggcgttcaAAGGTTGA
- a CDS encoding PIF1 gives MKHEHVTNRFNVPAMRQRIWRLAGAFPIAHLNQSSRLFSSSCTSLLFATQPEKRHSLPPKSERKSRVRRRENCKRRSLSKEAITVAREYARLKALVQDLHDPPSYLDFHQTWIHIHQAAYYHVLNFRNASGTAIATTHGSQSKSEAESRVGRREDCNGRPLSEEAIVIAREYWEIDTSSPAPPGHTPYDEGHLYQAAYNHVLNLTRAPGTPIARTHQPPIIDSPISNADPPKKNRTASYRHSHDRKPRVDPKSENHAFWQQYYAPKEKPLKSKQKQSSSGVEELPPLNLEQEQIVQLAERGDNIFYTGSAGSGKSRVLKAIVERLRDMGKIVQVVAPTGKAAFNVHGITTWSYVGWSPGLTRQSIEDLVFKSKYSAAAKSRIQYTDVLIIDEISMVENHHFERLNTVHKSIRNDDSPFGGVQVIVVGDFCQLPPVLPFELCYYCGSKMDKNDSRTERGRTYTCVPCNATFTDEDKWAFRSKSWKECNFRTMHLTQIHRQSDPKFVDILQKCRIGVHLTNQDIDLLVNHASNTGNATKLFPTRSEARSVNNREFSKLKGKPRVFNCIDEFHWNRELHPELEYLGENNPDGTLKALQEQVLEPKVELEVGMPVVLFQNLDVAKGLVNGSQGVVIGFERVSFIGFKTNPEVTSDPEFSSALALAFIRGIQDEECPVVDFPNGVTKRIDPIIRIVEYGREPPHTLLARVQLPLGPAWAMTIHRSQGLTMDGVVVDLSKAFAMGQTYVALSRAKSLKGLKVEGSPERLRTGMGLDQAVKDFMDETFGDVWTRAGSVSGTSSVPPQMQQAVGRKRASSG, from the exons ATGAAGCACGAGCATGTTACCAATCGATTCAAC GTACCAGCCATGCGTCAGCGCATCTGGAGGCTGGCGGGCGCCTTCCCAATAGCACATCTCAACCAAAGCTCACgccttttttcctcttcctgcaCATCCTTGCTTTTCGCCACTCAACCCGAGAAAAGGCACAGTCTACCACCCAAGTCTGAGAGAAAGAGTCGGGTTAGGCGACGAGAGAATTGCAAGCGGCGATCACTGTCCAAAGAAGCAATAACCGTTGCCCGTGAATATGCGAGACTAAAGGCCCTTGTGCAGGATCTCCATGACCCCCCATCGTACCTTGATTTTCATCAGACCTGGATACATATCCACCAGGCAGCATACTACCATGTGTTGAATTTCAGAAATGCGAGTGGAACTGCCATCGCAACGACACACGGTTCACAATCTAAGTCTGAGGCGGAGAGTAGAGTTGGGCGACGAGAGGATTGCAATGGACGACCACTGTCCGAGGAAGCAATAGTCATTGCCCGTGAGTACTGGGAAATAGATACGTCTTCCCCGGCGCCCCCAGGACATACTCCTTATGATGAGGGACATCTCTACCAGGCAGCCTACAACCATGTGCTGAACCTTACCCGTGCGCCTGGAACTCCCATCGCAAGGACGCACCAACCACCAATTATCGATTCCCCGATATCAAACGCTGATCCCCCAAAGAAGAATCGTACAGCATCATACCGACATTCCCATGATCGGAAGCCTCGCGTTGACCCAAAGTCAGAAAACCATGCGTTCTGGCAGCAATATTACGCTCCCAAGGAGAAGCCACTAAAAAGCAAGCAGAAGCAATCAAGTTCAGGGGTCGAAGAACTTCCACCACTAAACCTAGAGCAGGAACAGATAGTTCAGCTTGCTGAAAGGGGCGACAACATATTTTACACGGGCTCGGCGGGGTCAGGAAAGTCGAGAGTTCTGAAGGCCATTGTTGAGCGCCTTCGAGATATGGGTAAAATTGTTCAGGTGGTGGCTCCCACTGGTAAGGCAGCCTTCAACGTACATGGAATAACCACATGGTCCTACGTTGGCTGGAGCCCAGGCTTGACCAGACAAAGTATCGAGGACCTTGTGTTCAAATCAAAGTACAGCGCTGCCGCCAAAAGTCGAATCCAATACACAGATGTTCTGATAATCGACGAGATTAGCATGGTGGAAAACCATCATTTCGAACGCCTCAATACAGTTCACAAAAGCATCCGCAATGATGACTCGCCGTTCGGAGGCGTCCAGGTCATTGTTGTGGGCGACTTCTGTCAGCTACCACCAGTCTTGCCCTTCGAGCTTTGCTATTATTGCGGATCCAAGATGGACAAGAATGACAGCAGAACCGAGAGAGGCAGGACATATACATGTGTGCCGTGCAATGCAACCTTTACGGACGAGGACAAGTGGGCTTTTCGGAGCAAATCCTGGAAGGAATGCAACTTCAGAACTATGCATCTCACCCAGATTCACCGACAAAGCGACCCCAAGTTCGTTGACATTCTGCAGAAATGTCGAATTGGCGTTCATCTAACGAACCAGGACATCGATTTGCTCGTCAACCATGCGTCTAACACGGGCAATGCCACCAAGCTGTTCCCAACGCGGTCGGAAGCCCGTTCGGTTAATAATCGAGAGTTCTCCAAGTTGAAAGGCAAGCCCCGAGTCTTCAATTGCATTGATGAGTTCCATTGGAACCGCGAACTCCACCCAGAACTAGAATACCTGGGTGAGAACAACCCAGACGGCACACTCAAAGCCCTCCAAGAACAAGTTCTCGAGCCCAAGGTCGAGCTCGAAGTCGGCATGCCTGTCGTCCTCTTCCAAAATCTCGACGTGGCCAAAGGGCTGGTCAATGGTAGCCAGGGAGTTGTAATCGGCTTTGAACGAGTGTCTTTTATAGGATTTAAGACCAACCCTGAAGTCACAAGCGACCCGGAGTTCTCATCAGCCTTAGCGCTCGCATTTATCCGCGGGATCCAGGACGAGGAGTGCCCGGTAGTCGACTTTCCGAACGGAGTAACAAAGCGCATAGATCCCATCATCCGTATCGTCGAATACGGGAGAGAACCGCCGCATACTTTGCTCGCGCGAGTGCAACTACCGCTTGGTCCTGCTTGGGCTATGACGATACATCGATCTCAAGGCTTGACGATGGACGGCGTTGTTGTCGACCTATCTAAGGCCTTCGCTATGGGTCAAACCTATGTGGCCCTTTCCAGAGCCAAATCACTCAAGGGACTGAAGGTGGAAGGAAGTCCAGAAAGGCTCCGGACTGGCATGGGGTTGGATCAGGCTGTCAAGGACTTCATGGATGAGACATTTGGCGATGTATGGACTCGTGCTGGCTCCGTCTCTGGAACGTCCTCCGTGCCGCCACAGATGCAGCAAGCTGTTGGCCGAAAGCGAGCCAGCTCTGGCTGA